In Accipiter gentilis chromosome 18, bAccGen1.1, whole genome shotgun sequence, the following are encoded in one genomic region:
- the WBP2NL gene encoding postacrosomal sheath WW domain-binding protein, producing the protein MALNRNHSQEGGVVIPNAESVLKQCKDVELSFSDVTGKPEAFKGTKKGMLYLTPYRMIFVSKGKDPMLSFMMPFYLVKGCSIEQPVFSANYIKGQIQAEAGGGWEGQGTFKLTFNSGGAIEFGQLMFKAASNASSGIPLQNPGYGYTPVPGGYAPTPPAPGGYSTAPGGYAAPPPPNGPYPYTPPPMNAYGPAPQPMGYPYAQTPGIYPPLPNTNPMYVPPPPPYSGPSPAGPSAPPAWMGPGMPGGNKAMEAASSAYYNPANPHNVYMPMDQPPPYAPPEDKKNN; encoded by the exons ATGGCGCTGAACAGGAACCACTCGCAGGAGGGTGGTGTCGTCATCCCCAATGCCGAGAG TGTTCTCAAACAGTGTAAAGATGTGGAGCTCTCCTTCAGTGATGTGACGGGCAAGCCTGAAGCCTTCAAAGGCACCAAGAAAGGGATGCTGTATCTCACTCCTTACAGG ATGATCTTTGTGTCAAAGGGCAAGGATCCTATGCTGTCTTTCATGATGCCGTTTTATTTGGTGAAAGGATGCTCAATCGAGCAGCCTGTTTTCTCTGCCAATTACATCAAAGGACAGATTCAGGCGGAGGCAGGAG GTggctgggaagggcagggaaCATTTAAACTGACTTTCAACAGTGGAGGAGCTATTGAGTTTGGACAGCTGATGTTCAAAGCTGCGTCTAATG CTTCCAGTGGCATTCCTCTCCAGAACCCTGGCTATGGCTATACACCTGTGCCTGGAGGGTATGCACCCACCCCACCTGCTCCCGGGGGTTATTCAACTGCACCAGGGGGCTATGCTGCTCCTCCACCACCAAACGGACCATATCCTTATACACCACCTCCGATGAATGCCTACGGACCTGCTCCACAGCCCATGGGATATCCATATGCCCAGACTCCAG GTATTTACCCACCACTTCCAAACACGAACCCCATGTAtgtgccaccccctcccccctaCTCCGGGCCATCTCCTGCAGGACCCTCAGCTCCCCCAGCCTGGATGGGCCCAGGGATGCCAG GGGGCAATAAGGCCATGGAAGCTGCATCCAGTGCATATTACAACCCTGCCAACCCACACAATGTGTACATGCCCATG GATCAGCCACCTCCTTATGCACCTCCTGAGGATAAGAAGAACAACTAA
- the NAGA gene encoding alpha-N-acetylgalactosaminidase, with translation MGTAALSGLALALALALALPSAALENGLALTPPMGWLAWERFRCNVDCRADPRNCISETLFFEMADRLVEDGWRELGYEYINIDDCWSAKQRDAMGRLVPDPERFPSGIKALADYVHARGLKLGIYGDLGTLTCGGYPGTTLDHVKQDAQRFAEWGVDMLKLDGCYSSGEEQAEGYPEMARALNATGRPIVYSCSWPAYQGGLPPKVNYTILAEVCNLWRNYDDIQDSWDSMLSILDWFSANQDVLQPAAGPGHWNDPDMLIIGNFGLSYEQSRSQMALWTVMAAPLLMSTDLRTISPSAKEILQNRLMIQINQDPLGIQGRRIVKEKTHIEVFLRPLSQAASALVFFSRRTDMPFRYTTSLAKLHFPEDTMYEAQDVYSGKIISGLKTGDSFSVIINPSGVVMWYLYPMVLPAQPWHLVRQQAPSEGFRPVLL, from the exons ATGGGGACGGCGGCGCTGAGCgggctggccctggccctggccctggccctggctctGCCCTCCGCGGCCCTGGAGAACGGGCTGGCGCTCACCCCCCCCATGGGCTGGCTGGCTTGGGAGAGGTTCCGCTGCAACGTGGACTGCCGGGCGGACCCCCGCAACTGCATCAG TGAGACACTCTTCTTCGAGATGGCAGACCGCCTGGTAGAGGAtggctggagggagctgggctaCGAGTACATCAACATTGATGACTGCTGGTCTGCCAAGCAGCGGGACGCGATGGGACGGCTGGTTCCAGACCCCGAGAGGTTTCCCAGCGGGATTAAGGCTCTGGCTGACTAT GTCCATGCCCGAGGCCTGAAGCTGGGCATTTACGGCGACCTGGGCACCCTCACCTGCGGGGGCTACCCGGGCACCACGCTGGACCATGTGAAGCAGGACGCCCAGAGATTTGCGGAGTGGGGCGTGGACATGCTGAAGCTGGATGGGTGCTACTCATCAGGAGAGGAGCAGGCGGAGG GCTACCCAGAAATGGCGAGGGCCTTGAATGCCACAGGCCGCCCCATCGTCTACTCCTGCAGCTGGCCAGCATATCAGGGGGGGCTCCCCCCAAAG gtGAACTACACCATCCTGGCAGAGGTCTGCAACCTGTGGCGTAACTACGATGACATCCAGGACTCCTGGGACAGCATGCTTTCCATCCTTGACTGGTTCTCTGCAAACCAGGAtgtgctgcagccagcagctggtcCTGGCCACTGGAATGACCCAGACATG ctCATCATTGGAAACTTTGGCCTTAGCTATGAGCAGTCCCGCTCTCAAATGGCCTTGTGGACAGTGATGGCAGCTCCGCTCCTCATGTCCACGGATCTCCGCACCATCTCCCCAAGCGCCAAGGAGATCCTGCAGAACCGCCTGATGATCCAGATCAACCAGGACCCCCTGGGAATCCAGGGGCGCAGGATTGTCAAG GAGAAAACCCACATTGAGGTGTTCCTGCGCCCGCTGTCCCAGGCTGCCAGCGCCCTCGTCTTCTTCAGCCGGAGGACAGATATGCCCTTCCGCTACACCACCAGCCTGGCCAAGCTCCACTTCCCTGAGGACACCATGTATGAG GCACAAGATGTGTACAGCGGGAAGATCATCAGCGGCTTAAAGACGGGAGACAGCTTCTCAGTCATTATTAACCCCTCAGGGGTGGTGATGTGGTATCTCTATCCCATGGTGCTCCCGGCGCAGCCCTGGCACCTTGTCAGACAGCAAGCCCCCAGCGAGGGTTTCCGCCCAGTCCTCCTGTGA
- the PHETA2 gene encoding sesquipedalian-2, protein MKLNERSVAHYATCDSPADHAGFLRKRVERHHHHAHHHHATSYQRRWFVLKGNLLFYFEERESREPVGLVVLEGCTVELCEAAEEFAFAIRFDDAGARAYVLVADGQAAMEAWVKALSRASFDYMRLVVRELEKQLEEACKSLAACRKSPRRSSSSGRKRHLSNPALLPLQEKPAVLENGYSTWGSGGGVPAGSACPDHDGGHMKPPPLPPRRRSATGSAVGSPAPGVSPAMPESPVSPETACFSKLHSWYGQEIMALRREWQERQKRGHP, encoded by the coding sequence ATGAAGCTGAACGAGCGGAGTGTGGCCCACTACGCCACCTGCGACTCGCCTGCTGACCACGCTGGCTTCCTCCGCAAGCGGGTGGAGCGGcaccaccaccatgcccaccaccaccacgccaCCTCCTACCAGCGCCGCTGGTTCGTCCTCAAGGGCAACCTCCTCTTCTACTTCGAGGAGCGGGAGAGCCGGGAGCCCGTGGGGCTGGTGGTGCTGGAGGGCTGCACCGTGGAGCTGTGCGAGGCCGCCGAGGAGTTCGCCTTCGCCATCCGTTTCGATGACGCCGGTGCCAGGGCTTACGTGCTGGTGGCTGATGGGCAGGCTGCCATGGAGGCCTGGGTGAAGGCACTCTCACGGGCCAGCTTCGACTACATGCGACTGGTGGTgagggagctggagaagcagctggaggaggcCTGCAAGAGCTTGGCCGCTTGCCGCAAGTCTCCACGGAGGTCCTCCTCCTCCGGCAGGAAGAGGCACCTCTCCAACCCTGCTTTGCTGCCTCTCCAGGAGAAGCCTGCTGTCCTGGAGAATGGTTACTCCACGTggggtagtggtggtggtgtccCCGCAGGGTCTGCCTGCCCCGACCATGATGGGGGGCACATGAAGCCCCCGCCGCTGCCTCCACGCCGGCGCTCGGCCACCGGCAGCGCCGTGGGTTCCCCAGCGCCCGGTGTCTCACCAGCCATGCCGGAGAGCCCGGTATCACCGGAGACAGCCTGCTTCTCCAAGCTGCACAGCTGGTACGGGCAGGAGATCATGGCCCTGAGACGGGAGTGGCAGGAGAGGCAGAAGAGGGGACACCCATGA
- the SMDT1 gene encoding essential MCU regulator, mitochondrial, with amino-acid sequence MAAAASGRLLAAAAAYSGRAGWGGPRRGPAVPLAPSRSATVTRSGAILPKPVKTPFGLLRVFSVVIPFLYVGTQISKNFAALLEEHDIFVPEDDDDDD; translated from the exons ATGGCGGCAGCGGCGAGCGGGCGGCTCCTGGCGGCAGCCGCGGCTTACTCGGGGCGAGCGGGCTGGGGTGGGccgcgccgcggcccggccgTGCCGCTTGCGCCCTCCCGGAGCGCCACCGTCACCCGCAGCGGCGCCATTTTGCCCAAGCCGGTTAAG ACGCCCTTCGGCCTCCTCAGAGTATTCAGCGTTGTGATCCCCTTCCTGTACGTTGGGACTCAGATCAGTAAGAACTTCGCAGCCCTACTTGAAGAACATGACATCTTTGTCCCAGAGGATGACGACGACGATGATTAA
- the NDUFA6 gene encoding NADH dehydrogenase [ubiquinone] 1 alpha subcomplex subunit 6 — MAVAGKGAVSAAVKPIFSRDLGEAKRRVRELYRAWYREVPNAVHLYQLDITVKQGRNKVREMFMKNAHVTDPRVIDMLVIKGKMDLQETIQVWKQRTHIMRYFHETETPRPKDFLSKFYAGHDP, encoded by the exons ATGGCGGTAGCGGGCAAAGGAGCGGTGTCTGCCGCGGTGAAGCCGATCTTCAGCCGGGACCTGGGCGAGGCGAAGCGGCGCGTGAGGGAGCTGTACCGGGCCTGGTACCGGGAGGTGCCCAACGCGG TACACCTATACCAGCTGGACATCACGGTGAAACAGGGGCGCAACAAGGTGCGGGAGATGTTCATGAAGAACGCCCACGTTACAGATCCAAGGGTGATAGACATGCTGGTTATTAAG GGAAAAATGGATCTTCAAGAAACCATTCAGGTATGGAAGCAGAGGACACACATCATGAGGTATTTCCATGAGACGGAGACCCCACGACCTAAAGACTTTCTGTCCAAATTCTATGCGGGCCACGATCCTTGA